The Pseudomonas pergaminensis nucleotide sequence TTACCGCCGTCGCCTGCTTTTACTCGGATGGAAACTTCATCAACGAACTTCATAACAAAACGCCTCTCGCCGCACGGACGAGCTTAAGAAACCAAGACATAAGACTCTTGCAAAAATGAGCGCAGCGACCTCAATCAACGACCGCACATCCAGCGCTTGAGCCCATCACAAACAGCTTTGCAAGAGACTCACCCCACAAACGAAAAAGCCCCGTCGCAAGACAGGGCTTTTCCAGCGATCTCGCAATTAAGCTGCGACAACGCTCACGTAACGGCGGTTGAACGCGCCTTTTACTTCAAACTTGATCACGCCTTCGATTTTCGCGAAGAGGGTGTGATCTTTACCCATGCCTACACCGTAACCGGCGTGGAATTGGGTGCCGCGCTGACGCACGATGATGTTGCCCGGAATGA carries:
- the rpmA gene encoding 50S ribosomal protein L27, coding for MAHKKAGGSTRNGRDSEAKRLGVKMYGGQKIIPGNIIVRQRGTQFHAGYGVGMGKDHTLFAKIEGVIKFEVKGAFNRRYVSVVAA